The genomic DNA ATGGTCTAAAATTTTAAGCTGATAATTGATATAATCCAACCATTCTTATGCATGTTTTCAGGTTTTCACattaaatttgtaatttgCGAACCAATTAACCTTTTCTCATGAGCTCTCCAATATAGGCTCAACCTCTCAACATGCATGAATTTTGATAGAAGACGAAAGGCAGAGACATGGGAGGAAACATGCTAAGATCATGTTTGAAGCATTAATGTAAGCCAAAATACAAACTACGACATTGAGCTGAAAATCTCCTTCTTTATTCAATATGCACCACCCAATACGTGAAAGTCCAAACATATACCGATTAATCCAAATTCAAGCGAGGTCAGTACATTAAAGaatgaaattatataatagattttctctattcataaAACTCGAACTCAAAAAAATctcatttaagaaaaaaaaatatcgaacCATATGAACCGATCCACGTTCACAACtgaaaatttcttttaaacTATGCttcaatattattataattattgagATGTGAATTTTAAACACTTCGCCAAATATCTGTGCTCTGACACACCATGATGCCTCAGCTCACTTCCTTAACCAGCTCATGCAACTAGGAGTTATTCGTTACTCGCCTTACGTGATCTCACAAATCTCAAATTTGGCCCACCATGAACAGTACACGGGGCCATAggatttgagaaaatattggTTTGGTTTAACATACCAAGGGAGGTGtggataaaaatttgaattaaatattgttaagtacattaaaaaataaacatattttTTGGGCTCTAAAATGATATTTACATATCACATTGGATGAGTCGAAACTGTCTAACATTCTTTcatatgatatttttattaattctcCAAGAATCACGCTATGTTTTCGTAGTATACTTCTtaaatttttctcatttttcttccgAGATTTTTGCATTGGCGCAATGGCATTGCTCGAAACAAGGAAGGAGTGCTACAAATTGCCTAAGATTTTGGGGACTCTTCTTGATGTAATTGCCTAAGATATAGATAGGATGGGAAGGGCTACAAATTGAAATAGAGGAAGAAGAGTTGCTCCTTTTTGTCTTAAAGGAAATGCTTAAAAGGAAAGTTATGAGTGAACTCTATTGACAGTACAACGCTATGGCCACAAACGGCATCTGCCTAGACGCATCGGCACCAACACGACTAAAACAGCGATAGATTTGGCACGTTTTAAAGCAACCTATATAGAAGTTGGTCTAGATATAATTTTGGCGTCTGTTTCAACATCATCATAATTGGTGACATTAGCATGTGTATTAGGTCGGTCGGTGCTCGATTGATGTCGTCTAACATACATCTGGTTAGATACCAGTGAAAAATATTTAGTCCGACATGTGCGTCTTCCGTCACCAAATGACATGTTCGGTGCGACTGGATCTAATATTATCAAATACATGTTTTTGATTCTTGATAATGATATAATCCATCAttctgaatttttttgaatctCATATTTCAGGCAAAACAAATTATAGAATTATAACAAAACGAGATTTGTTAATGATACACTATCGTGTGTATGCCCGAAGAGCTTTTCAACCGGGCAAAATGTAAAACTCCTCACTAAATGAAAATGTATGAAATGAgtgaagaaaaggaagatgTCGAAATAGCCCTTTTTGGGTtggaggaggagatatgaTCGTTTATTGAACAATATCTtgtacttcttttttttttttttttaaagaagagACCTCCAGAGCTAGGCCCATGCTGTTGAAACCCCCATGTGACGACCATGTGAGattgatattttattattccTTTTCATcttaaaattatcttttttcctCATATTTTTCGATCATAAAAGAGTTATGcttattacaaaaataaagaaaatgaaataaaggaGTATGGACATTTCACTCATAAAGATCAAATCCGGTatcttttgattttgtatTGACAATTTATACCATTATATTAGATCAATATGAATTGATTTTAGTGGTTCAGCACTTATTTTCCTTAATCTAAGTCTCATGTTTGAGTCatataaattgagaaaattcatgctaagagagttttacccttttaGTGAATCGACTCAATTCAAACTAAATTAACcgttgaattttcaaataacaTAATACCAATTATAcccattgaaaaaaaaatcttgctTAATTCCATTACCAAAACCCCCCATGCTCCAAAATTCCTGTTTGTGGGGACCCGTTTTCCCTCTCATCATCCCCATGTTTTCCGGATCCTGCCAGTTCCCTCCACTCAATCACTCTATCCCCCAATTAATGCCCCCATGCCCAAATCATGCATCCATAAAATTTTGCTGCCAATGAATATACTTTATGTACAAAGTAGGAGCTCAAAAACCTACTGAAAGTACAATATAGTTGGCGAGTTTAAGCTCGAACTAGAATAAACACTTTATGATCTCACTAGAAAATCCTTGTATTAAGGATCATTTTGGACAATGATTGTTGTTGTGTTTGAACCAAATCAAGTGGATATAATTCGGTATGAATAAGTGCGAACAACAGTCGAAAATAGAATTGGATCTATTCAATTCGAGCATCAATTCAacattactatatataaataatcgCTCTAGATAGAACGGCTACTTCCTTTTTTCTGTTATAATGAAAGTTCATGgacctaatataataaaatagaattgctaataactaataaacaAATACGAATAATTCCGCTATGTATCGAACCTGAAACTTTTTGATTATCAAGCAATGGCTACtttctttgaattttcatGTGTTGAATCTCCCTTGTCAGCAAAATGCCCTTGGTTTTAATATTAATCACATGCTTGCCATTATAGAGTGATTTGGCCGAgccaatttttaatgaaatagtATATTCTTTATCTTAAAGCACGTAACTACTCGAGCGATTTGACATGGCGGTTAAGCAGATACCTAAGGAATACACCGACGGCGATCAAATCTCCCTAGGGTACATGTGCAACAATTTATAAGATAGAGAATCCTCTAAGACACAGCATAGATGGCCTACCACTGACGCATGTAGAGAGGTTGGTTAAGTGAGCTATGCCGCAAGGCACAAGCTGATTGAAACGCGGCTTGACCGTATGTAATGCCCTAAAGAAAGGAACAACATCAGCCAACGTGAattgattcaagcggttcggtACTTGTTCCCTTAAGTAATATCTCGAatttgagtcttgtgaatagaAAGAATTCATGCTGAAAGAGCTTTActccttagtgggccgactcgACTCGACTAGATTAATCGGGATCCAATTAGATTTTCGGATACCGACgttcacaccaaaaaaaaatagcaaaaTGAAAAGAGAGATTTATAATACTTCCTATACCTCGGTGCTACTTCTCCGAACTTCATGTGTTTAAGGGTACGTGGCACGTGTTGAACCACACGTTgacacgtgagggcgggtgttgagatatgttgtcccacatgaaaattttgagaaagaaaccacaactTATATAAGCGATTGGGTCCatctccaattcaaaaattcgagCTAATAGATTGTGGTAcataatctcttataaacccattAGATTCTTCTTAGTTTTTCTGTCTGGGATTTTATACTCTTAACACCCGCCTTCACGTGGCAATGTGTGGCTTTGACATTTACTTACAGGTGTCACGTGGACTAAAACAACCCGCCCTTAAGAACTAACTACAAGCCGGGACTAgacttccgtgctcgggaGGAGGGGGGACGACAATTGATAATGAGGTCATACTTGGGCCGGACTAATATGAGGCAGGTTTCTCTCCGCACTCAGATATAttatcccacatggaaaattTAAGAAAGAAACTACAAGTTTATATAAGCGATTTGATCTACCTCCAATCCAAAAGCTCAAGCTAATAGATTGTGGTAcctaatctcttataaacccattAGATTCTTCTTGGTTTTTCCGTGTTTTTCCGTAATTTATGGTACCCAATGAGGTTCACGACAGGTGGGAGCGATGGCAGACTTGAACTTGGTTCCACCATATCAGCTCACTTCCATAAAGCATACATTTCAATTCTCCAATGCATTTATTTAgctttcaaccaaaaaaaaaattttaaaaaagaagctTTCAATTCTTTATTCTCTAACtattattggaaaaaaaaaaagagatagtGCAGCAATACATGTCCcatttaaaatcttaaattttaccgacaaaatatttattgagtGGTAAATAATTTCAACCTTCTTAAAAAGTATAACATAAGTTCGAGTCCCAGAAAGCATACTAGAGATGAAATATAACTAATGTATATCTTTTTTATCTGAGGTTGAATCGATCATCAGAAGAAGAATTAGGCCAAAAATTACGATACATTATGGGAAAATAGATATGCTCGAATGGCCCCTTCTCATAATGAGAATGTATATAACCCTATTCTGGTCCAGTATGGAATGAACTTATAATCTATAATCCGATAAGGGGCTTTTTGTTCATAAAACTTCACTTCATCGGTATTATTCATATTTGaacggaaaaaaaagggatattATTGATATTTGTCATTTTAATAACAATAATTCACGGGAGGTCAAATTCAAATTACTGTTactgttcaatttttttaatgtcatTTTCGGCTTAACCTAACCAAGACCCAAATCACGCTGTGTAGGATTTGAACCTATGACATCGGGTTTTGGAGACCCACGTTCTACCGAAAGGGAAAATAACTTTAATGTTTGATCTTTCGAAATTTCGAGACTTATgtctttcacaatttttttctaaaaaaaccTTAAATTTAGCTCTCGatattaaatttcttttataagaaagaaaaggaaacacGTACATGCATGTCATAtcgttattattatatttagtgGATTGTCCCAAACATATTTGCCTGGTATTATTCCGGCAGACTGTGGATAATTCATTATGCGGTTCAATGGATCAAGTAGCATAATATATAAGTTTTTTTGGTAATGCagtaggggtgtgcacggctACCGAGTATACTTAGAACCGGTCGAAACCTACCCTTTAGGATAGGATCCGAGTAGCTCATATGAAAATAGGGTAAGGTCcagatattaaaataaagaattgGTAAAAATCAATTCCAGTTTCGATTCCTATCTATAGGGTACCCAGAATCGAAATCAGAACTAGTATTCGGAACCGgatgataattattaattaaaaaaaaagaagagaaaagttACTGAGTGGATGACTTTGAAACGAAAATAAGGTAAACCCCAATcactttctcctctctctgtctcttctCTAATCTCCCCATTACTCATATAATACAGATTTGTCTAGTTCAATAATACCACAAGTTCCAACAGATTATTCGAAATTTATGATATAATACAGATTCCGAGTAGGTTTTGATTCTATGATTCAACAAGGTAGTGTCCAGTTTCAAAATCTTAAAACTTGTCCCTTACAAAATAGGGTCCAGGTACCATAAAAAATGGGATACCGGAACCGATCACCTTCTAGAAAGCAACATAATATGTTTAGTTAGCTATATACGTAGATAcaccatatacatatattatattaatactaagaaagataaaaaggcaacaaacattaatattgCCAAAGAATCCTTTTGACTTCCATGCCTCTCTCTACacttataaaagaaattaaagtaaattaattaacttttttgACCAAAGACACAACTGCTTTAAATGTGTTTAGGCTAATAGAGGGAAACTGAGCGATATTGCCAAATTAAAGTACAAATGTCATTCGTACTGATAATATATGATGTCAGATAAATTTCTGCATAATagaaatatgtgtgtgtgtatatccATTGCTGATGAACTCGACACCCATTAAATGGACTTTAACTGATATTATCTGAATGAGTACATGTCTCTTTTCCGCTGGTTATAAATAAGGTTTATGGACTTAATAAACAAAAAGtgaaatgagaaaataatggAGTGTGAAAAATTCTATtagtaaaaaatttaaatccgAAACCTCTTATTTTACACGAATATTGTATGCTACTGTATTATGCCCCTTCCTCGAAGTTATTATGTATGTTTGTGTCTGAACCATTAGTGTCTATGAAAGAATGCCCCACCATTAAAGTTTGTACTAAGTATTAGAGGTAAAAGGCACACTAAGACCCTAACTTCCAAACAAAGGGCCACAAGAAAAGCACACTCCATGAGCTGCTCCCATTTAGTGAGTTTTGTTTGTATTAGTAACAAGTCGCAAATGTTAGGTTTGCTTGACATTAAGGGAAcccctctttttctctttctgaTAAATTAGCCCAGACAGCTGCATTTAAGGTTCTACTTTTTTGCTTTATTTAGGGCAGCTAAGTTTTCCTTTTACTGGGAATCTAATAAGATCATGCGCATTTATGGTCCACTCTATCCATGTGCTTCGCTAGGTCGATTTGTAATTTACTTCAATCTTATCAGTGTATGTTACGTAATGAAATAGAATAATTAAGGAATTCCTCATAACAGAATAAGGAAGAGATTGAGAGAGATGCTGGAAATTAATCCCAAAGATATCGAAAATGACTCCAATATCTCATCATAGTCGTAAGAGAAATTAGAGTCACTGTTTTAATCTTCACCTCCTTAGTCAAGTTCCTTTtcgtttttttccccccttcaTGTCAATCTATTCTATTCAAAAACTTGATTAAGTAAACATTAGCtttctaaaataaaagataGTGGTGCACGCTTTCACCTGATAACTAAAATGTTTTAAATCTGATATTGAATGAAACTATCAATGtttctttattaaatattagaatttctatttcgtTGTACTAGATCATGCGCCTctcttataacaaaaaaataactttCTCCTTTTTCCATAGGAAATAACtcttttttatgtaaaaaaaaaacttcattttTCACTAATTAGGAGTTTGATCCGCTAGTAAGCTGACAACAAGCAGTAGGCCAGGCTCAGGGTTCGATTCTCTCGAGGGTCAACATCTAGGGTTTAATGGTGAGCCCCAGGCTGTACAATACACCGCCCGGTGGACTAGTCGTTGCTACGTCGCCGGACATCatcgacaaaaaaaaatccatttttcAGTGAAAGGACAGGGGTTAAATATATTTAGCCGTTTTATATTTAGTCTAAAGGTGTATGTTAATATGTACCGAAAAAAGTGCATATTAGTATGTGAGAATGGATGTGTTGAGGAATAAATGTTATCATAGAATTGCGAATTATATAAAGGAAAATAGGGGCgtaaaattaaacttttttaagaagaaaaattagCTATGCGCTCATTTACATAAAGGTTGCctcatatttaatattttttgggtaattttgcaatttttatattagaatatatcccatatatatttataagttcagtaaaaattttaatttattagtaTATTAAACTGATAATCGATGTGCTAGATTAGAGGACTGCACATCCCCACCAAAGATTATTGTCTATATATGATTCTGATTAAACTTCATGGTCATCCATTGATATATCTCTGAAGTTTGatcaaataataatactaTGAAACGTTTATGTTACATGTCATATACCGCGTGGATGAATGACAATGAAATAGCATAAATGTAGAGGCCGGACAACTAAATATAACAGTTTATATTATAGCTCCCAAATCTACcccccaaatatatatatatatatatatatgtatgtatattatagCTCCCAAGGGCATGTCTATTATATTGCCATGTGCTTTCGATATTAAGTCCTCCAAATATCAAATGTGGCATTCATTTTACATGGATGAACGTGAACATGAGCTAGCTAAGATAGCTGTTCTAATGGCCGtgtctaaatatatttaatccttcaaagaaaaagaaatgagcTACATTTCCTCGACATCAATCTTAATTGTGGattatgaattattattattattattattattgttaattatGTATGGCTGTCTAGGGTTTTAGCGAGGTGGTGGGACCTTGTGACCATGTGCTTGCATGTGCTATGTCTTTCTCCATGAGCCCcaccctcctcctccccctttGAGCAAATAAATGGTCTCCCCTCTCACACATTCCTTTTCCTCCCTCAGCTTCTCtcatattctctctctctctctcgctctctctctctctctctctctctctctcgctctcaaGTCCCTCACTTTCTTCTGCAGTGTATTCATTCTTGGGTTCATCAGTCAGTGCTTTCTTGGATCATGGGAGGGAAGATCTTCCAAATCCTCTGAGATCATCaccacatatacatatacatatacatatatatacttacacaaccacacacatatatatacgtacatatatctatatatccaCAAGAACACTTCTTCTTCTCATCATGACCTGTTCTTTTCATAGGGTGGAGAGGTTAGTGTTATTTCTTCCAATAATTTCTTgcgtttcttcttcttctttcaacAATTCTCAACTTGTTTTAGGACAAGATATGAGGTGTCATCATCCTACTGACTAAGAGGTTCTTATTCTAAAGGCTTCGTCTCTGAAAATAGTTTAGGAATAGAGATCGCCATGATAATGTCTATATGTGCATTTGTGTGCTTTTCTTTAGATTTTCTTTCCTTGTTCTGATGTAATTTATTGGTTGAGATTCATCTCTGCTTCTATATTTATGCACgccttcttctttttggtCAGGATGGAAAACAGGACCTCGTTAAAGAAAAAGTTCCTCCAGAAATGGATAAAGGGTCTCCAATTATATAGTCCTTCCGAGAACTTGACCACTATCACCGAAAGAAGAAAGTTCATAAAGCTCTCGGCAGACATAGCCATGGCCTCGGTTCGAGGCAGCATGACAAAGTGGAGCCGTGCCTTAATCGCAAACGCGTCCTGTAACTCCGAGAACAAAGTCCTCGTCGAGCAAATATCCGGCTGTAGTACGGAAATCTTGAGGAAGTCAGCACCGGATTTGGGCCGAGCATGTAGATTACAAGCTTCAGTTGCCAAGAAGATCACCAGCAAGAAGATCTTGAAGAGAAGCCGAAGAATGAGGAAACGTGAGCCTCTGCCGAGCCGACTGCTGCCGAGTTCTATTGCAAAGAGGTTGGTGAAGAAGAGGACCCAACTGCTGAAGAGTTTACTGCCGGGAGGCGAATCCATGGATGACGAGTCTCTGATCAAGGAAACCCTAGATTACATAGTGTCTCTCCGAGCCCAGGTCGATGTAATGCGGTCTCTTGCTCGTATGTCAGGATTTAAATC from Punica granatum isolate Tunisia-2019 chromosome 2, ASM765513v2, whole genome shotgun sequence includes the following:
- the LOC116194224 gene encoding transcription factor IBH1-like 1, whose amino-acid sequence is MTCSFHRVERMENRTSLKKKFLQKWIKGLQLYSPSENLTTITERRKFIKLSADIAMASVRGSMTKWSRALIANASCNSENKVLVEQISGCSTEILRKSAPDLGRACRLQASVAKKITSKKILKRSRRMRKREPLPSRLLPSSIAKRLVKKRTQLLKSLLPGGESMDDESLIKETLDYIVSLRAQVDVMRSLARMSGFKSS